The Amycolatopsis mongoliensis genome includes a window with the following:
- a CDS encoding C40 family peptidase, translating to MASALVAVVVLPILALALLIGPAATATIVQLGGCEQGGPGGGSVVIDRQQLGAGEMDIARTIVDVVQQRRLPRRAAVLATATGIVESGLRNLDYGDRDSLGVFQQRPSQGWGTREQILNPVYATGKFLDALIALPGWDTMAPGRAEQAVQRSGFPDRYAPREPAAVAIVDRFWTGPDNPTPPVAPGGGTEAVQAKALCPDQGGSDVPRDPGQIDPKKLPPGFTLPDDVRQRAAVGFALGQLGKPYVWGAKGPNSYDCSGLMLASWAAAGVGIPAGTVSQVHAGHAVTSIQQVQPGDLLFIPGSLGTARVPRHVGMYAGHGLIVDAYDTDTGVILEPLSAWTSKIVAIRRIADPSSPSPPPGGSPL from the coding sequence GTGGCCAGCGCTCTGGTCGCGGTGGTGGTGCTGCCGATCCTGGCTCTGGCCTTGCTGATCGGACCCGCGGCGACCGCGACGATCGTCCAGCTGGGCGGCTGCGAACAGGGCGGTCCTGGTGGCGGCTCGGTCGTGATCGACCGCCAGCAGCTGGGTGCCGGCGAGATGGACATCGCCCGCACCATCGTCGACGTCGTCCAGCAGCGCCGGCTGCCCCGGCGGGCCGCAGTCCTCGCGACCGCCACCGGCATCGTCGAGTCCGGGCTGCGCAACCTCGACTACGGCGACCGCGACTCGCTCGGGGTGTTCCAGCAACGCCCGAGCCAGGGGTGGGGCACCCGCGAGCAGATCCTCAACCCCGTGTACGCCACCGGCAAGTTCCTCGACGCCCTGATCGCCTTGCCCGGCTGGGACACCATGGCCCCGGGCCGGGCTGAGCAGGCGGTGCAGCGCAGCGGCTTCCCCGATCGTTACGCTCCGCGCGAACCGGCCGCCGTCGCGATCGTGGATCGGTTCTGGACGGGGCCGGACAACCCGACCCCGCCGGTAGCGCCCGGCGGCGGCACCGAGGCAGTGCAGGCGAAGGCGCTGTGCCCGGACCAGGGCGGATCCGACGTCCCCCGCGACCCGGGCCAGATCGACCCGAAGAAGCTGCCACCCGGGTTCACGCTGCCGGACGATGTCCGCCAGCGTGCCGCGGTCGGCTTCGCCCTGGGCCAGCTCGGCAAACCGTACGTGTGGGGCGCGAAAGGCCCGAACTCCTACGACTGCTCAGGGCTGATGCTCGCCTCCTGGGCCGCCGCCGGAGTCGGAATCCCCGCCGGCACCGTCAGCCAGGTCCACGCCGGGCACGCCGTCACCTCAATCCAGCAGGTCCAACCCGGCGACCTGCTGTTCATTCCCGGTTCGCTCGGCACCGCTCGCGTGCCGCGGCACGTGGGGATGTACGCCGGACACGGCCTGATCGTCGACGCCTACGACACCGACACCGGCGTCATCCTCGAACCCCTCTCCGCATGGACCTCGAAGATCGTCGCGATCCGCCGGATCGCCGACCCCAGCTCGCCCTCCCCGCCACCGGGAGGGAGCCCACTCTGA
- a CDS encoding type IV secretory system conjugative DNA transfer family protein produces MPRTRTDTLNLDRDVALMGLAIAALAILCSLGAIVVTAAVLVTGFHTGSWAWPPITAWPGFALTVAFHAADPGPALPVPWSGAVSDHQLAFYIWFTTITMLAAGLTVGAAIPVWRRVAPSDAGHATRREMTRILSVEAARKTAVWTRGDLTDEQRRTAPVEQIAVPLHRGPRRQQLVTSLETPTGTIAPTRSGKSRTDLVHKALAAPGALIASTTKNDLAEWCLLARTRPPGAGPVLVIDATGTLSWPAHARWSPVTGCADPAVALRRAETLIEASSLGLENVGGNDAVFRGRATIVMQAYLLAAANHHRTVDHLVRWSIAKPADREPVELLEQQYPQLAQNLESEIGMVAETSDAVWMSVRRAIEPFMNPAIRHFATPSPGEELDIDEFLRRRGSLFIVAGEHQAPQARSVLTALVEQILTTAQDTALRRERRRLEPPATAILDELFAGTPVPRLPAIIADSAGRGVLIHWSAQSRSQLDELYGEPGRLQLIDNTLTLTAFPGLKDDKTLEWLSTLAGQHRRRTHQQHSDGLFSAGRGATGEETVPTLRAGDIRTLDRGRVLILHGNLRPILGHTVDVEQRPDWPQLQADVGAIRSGNAAITPEGYPLMLPAVGDLR; encoded by the coding sequence ATGCCGCGCACACGCACCGACACACTCAACCTCGACCGCGACGTCGCACTGATGGGCCTCGCGATCGCCGCCCTGGCGATCCTCTGCAGCCTCGGAGCGATCGTCGTCACCGCCGCCGTCCTGGTCACCGGCTTCCACACCGGTAGCTGGGCGTGGCCGCCGATCACCGCGTGGCCGGGCTTCGCCCTGACAGTCGCCTTCCACGCTGCTGATCCCGGGCCGGCCCTGCCGGTCCCGTGGTCGGGCGCGGTCAGCGACCACCAGCTGGCGTTCTACATCTGGTTCACCACGATCACTATGCTCGCCGCCGGCCTCACCGTGGGCGCCGCGATCCCGGTCTGGCGCCGGGTGGCACCGTCTGATGCCGGCCACGCCACCCGCCGCGAGATGACCAGAATCTTGTCGGTCGAGGCTGCGCGCAAGACCGCGGTGTGGACTCGCGGTGACCTCACCGACGAGCAACGCCGGACCGCGCCGGTCGAACAGATCGCGGTACCGCTGCACCGCGGGCCGCGACGCCAGCAGCTGGTGACGTCGCTGGAGACCCCGACCGGGACGATCGCCCCGACCCGCTCGGGCAAGTCGCGGACGGATCTGGTGCACAAGGCCCTCGCGGCGCCGGGTGCGCTGATCGCGTCGACGACGAAGAACGATCTCGCCGAGTGGTGTCTGCTGGCCCGCACCCGCCCCCCGGGGGCCGGGCCGGTACTGGTGATCGACGCCACCGGCACCCTTTCCTGGCCGGCGCATGCCCGCTGGTCCCCGGTTACCGGCTGCGCTGACCCGGCCGTCGCACTGCGGCGGGCGGAGACGCTGATCGAGGCGTCCTCGCTCGGGCTGGAGAATGTCGGCGGCAACGACGCGGTGTTCCGCGGCCGCGCGACGATCGTCATGCAGGCGTATCTGCTCGCCGCCGCAAACCATCACCGCACGGTCGATCATCTCGTGCGGTGGTCGATCGCCAAACCTGCCGACCGGGAACCGGTCGAGCTGCTGGAGCAGCAGTATCCGCAGCTGGCGCAGAACCTGGAGTCGGAGATCGGGATGGTCGCCGAGACCTCCGACGCGGTCTGGATGAGCGTGCGGCGGGCGATCGAGCCGTTCATGAACCCGGCCATCCGCCACTTCGCCACTCCGAGCCCGGGTGAGGAACTGGACATCGACGAGTTCCTGCGCCGCCGGGGCAGCCTGTTCATCGTCGCCGGGGAACACCAAGCGCCGCAGGCCCGGTCGGTGCTGACCGCGCTGGTGGAGCAGATCCTCACCACCGCCCAGGACACCGCACTGCGCCGCGAACGCCGCCGGCTGGAACCACCCGCCACGGCGATCCTGGACGAGTTGTTCGCCGGTACGCCGGTGCCCCGGCTGCCGGCGATCATCGCCGACTCCGCCGGGCGCGGGGTGCTGATCCACTGGTCCGCGCAGTCGCGCTCCCAGCTCGACGAGCTCTACGGCGAGCCCGGCCGACTGCAGCTGATCGACAACACCCTCACCCTGACCGCGTTCCCCGGGCTCAAGGACGACAAGACGCTCGAGTGGCTGTCGACGCTGGCTGGGCAGCACCGCCGCCGAACACACCAGCAGCACAGCGACGGACTGTTCAGCGCCGGGCGCGGCGCCACCGGCGAGGAAACCGTCCCGACACTGCGCGCAGGCGACATCCGCACCCTCGACCGCGGCCGGGTCCTGATCCTGCACGGCAACCTCCGCCCCATCCTCGGGCACACCGTCGATGTCGAGCAACGACCGGACTGGCCCCAGCTTCAGGCTGACGTCGGCGCGATCCGCTCCGGGAATGCCGCGATCACGCCGGAGGGCTACCCGCTGATGCTGCCTGCTGTGGGCGATCTGCGATGA
- a CDS encoding VUT family protein: MSVIALYIGCVVGANWLAEDLGAVGIGFGLHAAAAVYVAGPVLVVRDWVQRLAGLRASLLAVAAGTVLSCLVAGPAIATASAVSFAVSEVLDAAVYSVVVRRGGVVVAVLCSGMVGLVVDSLLFPAIAFACLALTPGHLLGKAYGVLAGTILTAVVRRRL; the protein is encoded by the coding sequence GTGTCGGTGATCGCGCTCTACATCGGCTGCGTGGTCGGCGCGAACTGGCTGGCAGAGGACCTCGGCGCGGTCGGCATCGGATTCGGGCTGCACGCCGCGGCCGCGGTGTACGTGGCGGGTCCGGTGCTGGTTGTGCGGGACTGGGTGCAACGCCTCGCCGGGCTGCGGGCGTCGCTGCTGGCTGTCGCCGCGGGCACGGTGCTCTCGTGCCTGGTTGCTGGCCCGGCCATCGCGACCGCGTCCGCGGTGTCCTTCGCCGTGAGCGAAGTGCTCGACGCAGCGGTGTATTCCGTCGTCGTCCGGCGGGGCGGTGTGGTCGTTGCGGTCCTATGCAGCGGGATGGTCGGGCTCGTCGTCGACTCGCTGCTGTTCCCGGCGATCGCGTTCGCCTGCTTGGCGCTGACGCCCGGTCATCTGCTGGGCAAGGCGTACGGCGTGCTCGCCGGCACGATCCTGACCGCTGTCGTCCGCCGCCGGCTATGA
- a CDS encoding histone-like nucleoid-structuring protein Lsr2, whose translation MAQKVLVEMVDDIDGGAASQTVPFALDGVSYEIDLSDDNAAALRDELARYVAAGRRIGGRKVRLAAGESAQSKKPGTAAADRERSRQIREWANNNGYTVSERGRLSGEIIEAFEANDGQPIVADEPAPPARKRAPRKKVAAARK comes from the coding sequence ATGGCACAGAAAGTTCTCGTGGAGATGGTCGACGACATCGACGGCGGCGCGGCCAGCCAGACAGTCCCGTTCGCCCTGGACGGGGTGAGCTACGAGATCGACCTGTCCGACGACAACGCCGCCGCGCTACGCGATGAACTTGCCCGGTACGTCGCCGCCGGACGACGGATCGGCGGCCGTAAGGTGCGCCTGGCGGCTGGCGAGTCGGCTCAGTCGAAGAAGCCTGGCACAGCGGCCGCAGACCGTGAACGGTCACGACAGATCCGGGAGTGGGCCAACAACAACGGCTACACCGTTTCCGAACGTGGCCGTCTCTCCGGCGAGATCATCGAAGCATTTGAGGCGAACGACGGCCAGCCCATCGTCGCCGACGAACCCGCCCCGCCCGCGAGGAAGCGAGCGCCTCGCAAGAAGGTCGCGGCCGCGAGGAAGTAA